From the Vibrio vulnificus CMCP6 genome, one window contains:
- a CDS encoding class I SAM-dependent DNA methyltransferase yields MEAVMAHNWDEAAKEWESNPATEQFSQSVFNQLKDLVSLNGARVLDLGCGTGLLSQKISPLAKDIVALDSSEEMIEELDKKQLPNVEPVVDGLTRGLVAQHPAFRGQFDVVVASSVCAFIDDLETALEVSYSLLNIGGTFIHWDWVAQSDEEGLTMQRAESLLKQAGFADVAVAPAFEMQFEGETHSVFVGQGKRLS; encoded by the coding sequence ATGGAGGCCGTGATGGCACACAATTGGGACGAAGCCGCGAAGGAGTGGGAGAGCAATCCAGCAACGGAACAGTTTTCACAATCTGTGTTCAATCAGTTAAAGGATTTAGTGAGTTTAAACGGCGCTAGAGTCCTTGACTTAGGATGTGGTACTGGCTTGTTAAGCCAAAAAATATCACCACTAGCAAAAGATATTGTCGCTTTGGATTCTTCTGAAGAGATGATCGAAGAGCTTGATAAAAAGCAGTTGCCCAATGTCGAACCCGTTGTCGACGGTTTAACTCGGGGATTGGTGGCGCAACATCCTGCATTCAGAGGGCAATTTGATGTGGTGGTGGCGTCTTCGGTTTGCGCATTCATTGATGATCTGGAAACTGCTTTAGAGGTTTCATATAGCCTGCTCAATATTGGCGGCACGTTTATCCATTGGGATTGGGTCGCGCAATCGGATGAAGAAGGCTTAACGATGCAAAGAGCCGAATCGCTACTAAAGCAGGCTGGTTTTGCAGACGTTGCTGTGGCGCCCGCTTTCGAAATGCAGTTTGAAGGGGAGACACACTCTGTCTTTGTTGGTCAGGGGAAACGTTTAAGTTAG
- a CDS encoding LysR family transcriptional regulator: MNLSQIEAFCSIAELGSVSEAARHLDCNRTKLSMSIKSLEKELDIDLFVRSGNQLTLSEAGKAIFKDCENLLVTAQRIKQTCADVSGVFNAEMWIARDDSLPDEIWQEFSHQLSKQYPSTAFNIVLASSGDLANLVETGQVDFAFGVDYERVDSPKITYSPLGKIRMMSVCRIDHPLTKMRRVSDEDLRAQMQALMVYLNEKDNPELRPFSLKHIGFSCFDYMLNMILQEDAWGVLPEPLIRLYLREQKLAVIKHTYGLTQEDYCMLTHSGMSEHPAMSWLADKINDYLFDF; the protein is encoded by the coding sequence ATGAATCTTTCACAAATCGAAGCATTTTGCAGCATTGCTGAATTGGGCTCCGTCTCTGAAGCCGCCAGACATCTCGACTGCAACAGAACCAAGCTAAGTATGTCGATAAAATCGCTAGAAAAAGAGCTAGATATTGATCTCTTTGTACGCTCAGGCAACCAACTTACCCTCTCTGAAGCCGGTAAAGCGATTTTTAAAGACTGTGAAAACTTGCTCGTTACCGCACAGCGCATCAAGCAAACCTGCGCAGATGTCTCTGGGGTATTTAATGCCGAAATGTGGATCGCCAGAGACGATTCGTTACCCGATGAAATTTGGCAGGAATTTTCGCACCAACTGAGTAAGCAGTACCCGTCAACGGCTTTTAATATTGTGCTGGCTTCAAGCGGAGATTTAGCAAACTTGGTTGAAACAGGCCAAGTCGACTTTGCATTTGGTGTAGATTATGAACGCGTTGATAGCCCTAAAATCACCTACAGTCCTTTAGGCAAAATACGTATGATGTCAGTGTGTCGCATTGATCATCCCTTGACCAAAATGCGTCGAGTTTCGGACGAGGATCTACGCGCGCAAATGCAAGCACTCATGGTTTATCTCAACGAGAAAGACAATCCCGAATTGCGCCCTTTTTCACTCAAACACATCGGTTTCTCCTGCTTTGACTATATGTTGAACATGATTTTGCAAGAAGATGCGTGGGGCGTTTTGCCTGAACCTCTCATCAGGCTTTATTTACGTGAGCAAAAACTGGCCGTGATTAAACACACTTATGGTTTGACACAAGAGGATTACTGTATGTTGACCCACAGCGGCATGAGTGAGCACCCTGCGATGTCGTGGTTGGCAGACAAAATCAACGACTATTTGTTCGATTTCTAA